The nucleotide sequence AGCTGTGAGGTCACCCCAATGTACAGCGTGCCGTTCCGTTTGCTGGCCAGGATGTAAACGCAGAACTGCTTGTCCATAGCGCCAAACGCCAAACTGGATTCCCGCTTTCGCGGGAATGACGGCCATAACACCGAACCACGTTACCCGCAGATTTGTCGCGCACCCAGGCCCGGGACAAGAACCCCCGGGCACCCCGGAGCCGGCCCCAGGGCGAAACTGGTTGGCATTCTTGCCGCGAACAGTTTAGGCTCAGCGCACGGACCATCGGAAGAGGAGAGTGCGCTTGCGACCCCATCCCCTAGTGCTCGTGCTAGCCGCAGTCATCGCCGCGTGCCGATCGACCGAGACGCTGCGGCCGCCGGAGCCGAAGCAGATCATCGATCTATCCCCGAGCCTGACGGAAGACAGCGCCTGCCGGCAACTCGGCCGGCGCGCGTGCGAGTTTCTCGGGGTTCCGCAGCGGGGCCCGTTTACGGCGGTGGTGCCGGCGAAACCCCACCACTCGTACGGCATGATGACCTTCACTCTGCTCAGTCACGGGGGCGCGCATCTCGATGCGCCCGGGCGTCTGCTGCGTGAGGGCCTGCGGGCGGATCAAGTGCCGCTCAATCGACTGTACGGCCCGGCGCGGGTGTGGGATTTGCGTTGGCACGATCGCCATACCCCTTTGCAAATCAACGACCTCAGCCAGCAGTCGGAGGTGCAACCGGGAGAGGTCCTGCTGCTGCTAACCGGTTACAGCCCGCCGGCCGCGGGCGAGTGGCCGGTTCACACCTGGCTATCGGCCCAAGCCGCAAGCTGGCTGGCGGCCCGTCCACTGCGCGCACTGGCGACCGACATGCCGAGCATCGGCAACTTCGAGCAGCTGGCACACGCGCTCGAACTAGATCGGCAGCCGGCGGAAGTCTGGGCCGAGCGGCTCGCCTTCTTCCAAGCCGGCATTCCAGTTATCGAGGGGCTGATCAACCTCGAACAGCTCGTCGGCGAACCGATGGTCGTCTTCGCCGGCTTACCACTCGCGCTGGCCGACCGCAGCGGTGCACCGATGCGAGCGATAGCCTTGGTCTACTGAGCGCGGCGGCGACGTACGAATTGACTGCCTGGCGGCTTTTCCCTATTGTCCGGCCGTTCCGGTCATGCTGATCACGTTGCTCCCACAGCACCAGGAGATTGATTTGCCCGGCCGCCAGCGGGTGGCCGACGTCCTGCGGCAACTGGGTTTGCTGCCGGGAACGGTGATGGTCATTCGCGGCGACGAACTGGTCACCGAGCGCGACTTCCTGGAGGCCGACGATCGTGTCGAGATCCGCTCGGTGATCTCGGGTGGCAGCTAGCGGTGCAGCGACCCGGCTATGAAATGTACCCGCTGCCACGCCCGCGCCGAGGTGCACATTCGGCACCACAATTCCGCCTTCTGCCGCGGTTGCTACGGCACCTATTTTCAGCGCCAAGTGGAACGGGCGATCCACAAGGAGCATATGTTCACGCCCGACGAGGACGTGTTGGTGGCCGTGTCGGGCGGCAAAGACAGTCTCGCCTTGTGGGATGCGCTGGTCACCATGGGTTACCGAACCACCGGCTTGCACCTGGCACTGGGAATCGGCGACTACTCGGCGATCTCCACGCGCAAGACGGAACACTTCGCCCGCGAGCGGGGTTTGCGCCTGCTGACGGTGCCACTCGAAGACGAAACCCCGGGGTTGGGGATCATGCGCGTCGCCGGCGCCACCAACCGCAAGGCCTGCGCCGCCTGCGGCACGGTGAAACGGCACTACTTCGACCGCATCGCGGCGGAGCAAGGATTCCAGGTGGTCGCTACGGGTCACAACTTGGATGACGAGGCCGCTCGGCTGCTCGGCAACGTGCTGCACTGGCAGAGCGACCACCTGGCGAAGCAAAGCCCGGTGCTGGTGCCGACGCACGAGAAGTTCGCCCGCAAGGTGAAGCCGTTCTTTCGCATCAGCGAGTACGAGACCGCGGTCTACGCCTTCTTTCGCGGCATCGATTACGTACTCGACGAGTGCCCCAACAGTGCCGGCGCGACCCAACTGGTTTACAAAGACGTGCTCAACCGGCTCGAAGCCGCGATGCCGGGCACGAAGCTGACGTTCGTTCAAGAGTTCCTGCGCACCGGTCGGCCCGCCTTCGCCGGGGAAGCATCATCCCCGCCGCAGACCTGTGAGAGCTGCGGCATGCCGTCGTACAACGGCACCTGCGGGTTCTGCCGGCTGGTGGCCGAGGTGACGCGAAGGCGCAACCCCTTGCCCCATGCGGGCCCCGCATGAGACCGCCCACACCGCTGACTGCGCCGATCCCGCTCGTACCGCCAGGCCGCAATCGTGACTGATCGTTCACAACTTGTCGCAGGCGAAAGCGTCCTGTTCATCGATCGCAAGGACCGCGAGTACTTGCGCCGCCTGCGGCCCGGGGCCCGCTTGCACCTTCGCAGTGGGTCGCTGCATGCCGATCACCTGATCGGCATGCAGGAGGGGGCGGTGGTGTACAACAGCGCCCGCGAGCCCTTCTTGATGCTGCGCCCGACGTTTGCGCAGCTGGTACCCAACCTGCCCCGGCGCGCTCAGGTCATCTACCCTAAAGACATCGGTCCGATTCTGCTCTGGGGTGACATCTATCCGGGCGCCAATGTCGTCGAGGTCGGCGCCGGCCCGGGCGCGTTGACGATGGCGCTGTTGCGCGCAGTGGGGCCGAGCGGGCACGTAACTTCGTACGAAGCCCGTGCCGACTTCGCCGAGATGGCGCGGCAGAACATCGAGCAGTTCTACGGTCCGGCCCCCAACTGGACCCTCAAGCTTGCCGACGCCGCGGCGGGCATCGCGGAGCGCGACGTCGATCGTTTGCTGCTCGATCTTGCCGAACCGTGGCAGCTGTTGCCGCAAATCACCGCCGCGCTGCGGCCGGGCGGACTCGTCGTCGGCTACGTCCCGACGGCACTGCAGATCAAGGAGTGGGTCGACGCGCTGCGGCAGCACGGCTTCGGCGCCGTCGAGGCGATGGAAACCCTCATGCGCTTCTGGCACGTAAAAGCGCGCAGCGTGCGCCCGGAGCACCGCATGGTGGCGCATACCGGCTTCATTGTGGTGGCTCGCCGGCTGGTGGCGGTCGTGCCGCCTGCCGGCATCGCGCGCGCCATTGGCGAGTCGAGCGCAGAGGAGGAAGCCGAGGATTTCGCCGACGACGTGGACCGAGAGCGTTGACTCGCGCCCCTGGCCTGTAGTAGCGGTGGCGCTGTCCTCCCGCGTGATCGCTCATGACGAAAGACGATCTCCGCCGGAAAGTCTGGATGCGGCTAAAGCTGGCTAGC is from Deltaproteobacteria bacterium and encodes:
- a CDS encoding cyclase family protein, giving the protein MRPHPLVLVLAAVIAACRSTETLRPPEPKQIIDLSPSLTEDSACRQLGRRACEFLGVPQRGPFTAVVPAKPHHSYGMMTFTLLSHGGAHLDAPGRLLREGLRADQVPLNRLYGPARVWDLRWHDRHTPLQINDLSQQSEVQPGEVLLLLTGYSPPAAGEWPVHTWLSAQAASWLAARPLRALATDMPSIGNFEQLAHALELDRQPAEVWAERLAFFQAGIPVIEGLINLEQLVGEPMVVFAGLPLALADRSGAPMRAIALVY
- a CDS encoding MoaD/ThiS family protein, which gives rise to MLITLLPQHQEIDLPGRQRVADVLRQLGLLPGTVMVIRGDELVTERDFLEADDRVEIRSVISGGS
- a CDS encoding adenine nucleotide alpha hydrolase family protein gives rise to the protein MKCTRCHARAEVHIRHHNSAFCRGCYGTYFQRQVERAIHKEHMFTPDEDVLVAVSGGKDSLALWDALVTMGYRTTGLHLALGIGDYSAISTRKTEHFARERGLRLLTVPLEDETPGLGIMRVAGATNRKACAACGTVKRHYFDRIAAEQGFQVVATGHNLDDEAARLLGNVLHWQSDHLAKQSPVLVPTHEKFARKVKPFFRISEYETAVYAFFRGIDYVLDECPNSAGATQLVYKDVLNRLEAAMPGTKLTFVQEFLRTGRPAFAGEASSPPQTCESCGMPSYNGTCGFCRLVAEVTRRRNPLPHAGPA
- a CDS encoding tRNA (adenine-N1)-methyltransferase; the encoded protein is MTDRSQLVAGESVLFIDRKDREYLRRLRPGARLHLRSGSLHADHLIGMQEGAVVYNSAREPFLMLRPTFAQLVPNLPRRAQVIYPKDIGPILLWGDIYPGANVVEVGAGPGALTMALLRAVGPSGHVTSYEARADFAEMARQNIEQFYGPAPNWTLKLADAAAGIAERDVDRLLLDLAEPWQLLPQITAALRPGGLVVGYVPTALQIKEWVDALRQHGFGAVEAMETLMRFWHVKARSVRPEHRMVAHTGFIVVARRLVAVVPPAGIARAIGESSAEEEAEDFADDVDRER